Proteins encoded together in one Salarchaeum sp. JOR-1 window:
- the menD gene encoding 2-succinyl-5-enolpyruvyl-6-hydroxy-3-cyclohexene-1-carboxylic-acid synthase has protein sequence MTAPNRSTLFARAVVDELANAGVESVCIAPGSRSTPLTVAFDAHDDIRVFSHLDERAAAFFALGRAKRTGRPTPVVTTSGTATANLHPAVMEAAQARVPLLLLTADRPAELRDSGANQTVDQEKLYGSSVQFYKDLPEPNAEPRRLRAVRTTVHRALAESRGANPGPVHLNCPFQKPLEPTDAEPPHAVPDDFADRYPLAARGRNGPFVTRHAGETHPGEQSLDRLAALVADAERGLVVAGPTDHPDAASEIGRLADTLGYPVLADPLSGLRFGGYTERVPTLGGYDGYLDERVTADWPSPDLVLRFGASPTSKPLRNYLARADARQALVDPAGGWREASFTASDLVVSDPAPLARRLAERGDDRGADWPELRLAERAHWDAVADADRLEGAIAREVVASAPDPSTVFVSNSMPVRDIDRFARPRDADVSVLANRGASGIDGVTSTALGAGSATDAPLILLTGDLAYYHDMNGLLALARCDQSATIVLVNNDGGGIFHMLPIEDFDPPFQGQFKTPHGLDFEPTSDLYGFDYARTDYDGFPERYRASLTSEGTQVIEVVTDAEASHRRREELRERVVAALS, from the coding sequence ATGACCGCCCCCAATCGGAGCACGCTGTTCGCGCGCGCCGTCGTCGACGAACTCGCGAACGCCGGCGTCGAATCCGTCTGCATCGCACCCGGCAGTCGCTCCACGCCGCTGACCGTCGCGTTCGACGCGCACGACGATATTCGCGTGTTCAGCCACCTCGACGAACGCGCCGCGGCGTTCTTCGCGCTCGGCCGCGCGAAACGCACCGGCCGCCCGACGCCCGTCGTCACCACCTCCGGCACCGCGACCGCGAACCTCCACCCGGCCGTGATGGAGGCCGCCCAAGCCCGCGTTCCGCTCCTCCTGCTCACCGCCGACCGCCCCGCCGAACTCCGGGACAGCGGCGCGAACCAGACCGTCGACCAGGAGAAACTCTACGGGAGTTCCGTCCAGTTCTACAAAGACCTCCCCGAGCCGAACGCCGAACCGCGCCGCCTGCGCGCCGTCCGCACGACGGTGCACCGCGCGCTCGCGGAATCCCGGGGCGCGAACCCCGGCCCCGTTCACCTGAACTGTCCGTTCCAGAAGCCCCTCGAACCCACGGACGCGGAGCCGCCGCACGCCGTTCCCGACGACTTCGCCGACCGGTATCCGCTCGCCGCCCGTGGCCGGAACGGCCCGTTCGTCACCCGTCACGCGGGCGAAACGCATCCCGGCGAGCAGTCGCTCGACCGGCTCGCGGCCCTCGTCGCGGACGCCGAGCGCGGCCTCGTCGTCGCCGGCCCGACCGACCACCCCGACGCAGCCAGCGAAATCGGCCGGCTCGCGGACACGCTCGGGTATCCCGTGCTCGCCGACCCGCTCTCCGGCCTCCGATTCGGCGGGTACACCGAACGCGTGCCGACGCTCGGCGGGTACGACGGCTACCTCGACGAGCGCGTCACCGCCGACTGGCCCAGTCCCGACCTCGTCCTGCGGTTCGGTGCGTCACCGACCTCGAAGCCGCTCCGGAACTACCTCGCGCGCGCCGACGCCCGCCAGGCGCTCGTCGACCCCGCCGGCGGCTGGCGGGAGGCCTCGTTCACCGCGAGCGACCTCGTCGTCAGCGACCCCGCGCCGCTCGCCCGCCGCCTCGCCGAGCGCGGCGACGACCGGGGCGCGGACTGGCCGGAACTCCGCCTCGCCGAACGCGCGCACTGGGACGCCGTCGCGGACGCCGACCGCCTGGAGGGCGCGATAGCCCGCGAGGTCGTCGCGTCCGCGCCCGACCCCTCGACGGTGTTCGTCTCGAACTCGATGCCCGTTCGGGACATCGACCGGTTCGCCCGCCCCCGGGACGCCGACGTGTCCGTGCTCGCGAACCGCGGCGCGTCCGGCATCGACGGCGTCACCTCCACCGCGCTCGGCGCGGGGAGCGCGACGGACGCCCCCCTCATTCTGCTCACCGGCGACCTCGCGTACTACCACGACATGAACGGCCTGCTCGCGCTCGCGCGCTGCGACCAGTCCGCCACTATCGTCCTCGTGAACAACGACGGCGGCGGCATCTTCCACATGCTCCCCATCGAGGACTTCGACCCGCCGTTCCAGGGGCAGTTCAAGACCCCGCACGGCCTCGACTTCGAACCCACGAGCGACCTCTACGGCTTCGACTACGCCCGCACCGACTACGACGGCTTCCCAGAGCGCTACCGCGCCAGCCTCACGAGCGAGGGAACCCAGGTCATCGAAGTCGTGACCGACGCCGAAGCGAGCCACCGACGCCGCGAGGAACTCCGCGAGCGCGTGGTCGCTGCCCTCTCGTGA
- a CDS encoding PH domain-containing protein has translation MSTHSESEWFGSDAVAAVYRVQFLLLILFVGAIPIVGTALAAPWYVSVAIAAVALAVLGLVWWWAGAYERTVGYRFGDDEFEARGGVFFRSKSTVPYARITNVETKQGPVLRYFGVGSVAVQTAGRSGQTTAEVTVSAITDYEDVRDRLVERVRAERSAGDATGNEPRPSGGDATLDDVLAELERIRGVLDDRDGE, from the coding sequence ATGAGCACGCACAGCGAGTCGGAGTGGTTCGGGTCGGACGCCGTCGCCGCGGTCTACCGCGTGCAATTCCTCCTGCTGATACTGTTCGTCGGAGCGATCCCGATTGTCGGAACCGCGCTCGCCGCGCCCTGGTACGTCTCCGTCGCCATCGCCGCCGTCGCGCTCGCCGTCCTCGGACTGGTCTGGTGGTGGGCGGGCGCGTACGAGCGAACCGTCGGCTACCGGTTCGGCGACGACGAGTTCGAGGCGCGTGGCGGCGTCTTCTTCCGCTCGAAGAGTACGGTTCCCTACGCCCGCATCACGAACGTCGAGACCAAACAGGGCCCTGTACTCCGGTACTTCGGCGTCGGGTCGGTCGCGGTTCAGACCGCCGGTCGCTCCGGCCAGACCACCGCCGAGGTCACCGTGAGCGCCATCACCGACTACGAGGACGTTCGCGACCGGCTCGTCGAGCGCGTGCGCGCCGAACGGAGCGCGGGTGACGCCACCGGAAACGAACCGCGGCCGTCTGGCGGGGACGCGACGCTCGACGACGTGCTCGCGGAACTCGAGCGCATCCGCGGCGTCCTCGACGACCGGGACGGCGAGTAG
- a CDS encoding 1,4-dihydroxy-2-naphthoyl-CoA synthase: protein MVSELFDPDRWEQVEGFDFRDITYHRGTDVDAVRVAFDRPEKRNAFRPGTVDELATALDHAKRQTDIGCVLLTGNGPSPTDGGWAFCSGGDQSVRGESGYEYQGEDENPDQRDGASRAAEPRDGNPGPGEAGRLHILEVQRAIRFMPKPVVAVVPGWAVGGGHSLHVVCDITLASDDHAKFLQTDPDVASFDAGFGSAYLAKQVGQKKAREVFFRGKTYSAAEAADMGMVNEAVPHDDLEDVALDWADEMSRKSPTAIRMLKYAFNMADDGMVGQQVFAGEATRLGYMTDEAREGREAFLEDRDPDFDDYPWYY, encoded by the coding sequence ATGGTCTCTGAACTCTTCGACCCCGACCGCTGGGAGCAGGTCGAGGGCTTCGACTTCCGCGACATCACGTACCACCGCGGGACGGACGTGGACGCCGTGCGCGTCGCGTTCGACCGCCCGGAGAAACGCAACGCGTTCCGCCCCGGCACCGTGGACGAACTCGCGACCGCGCTTGACCACGCGAAACGCCAGACCGACATCGGCTGTGTCCTCCTCACCGGCAACGGCCCCAGCCCCACGGACGGCGGCTGGGCGTTCTGCTCGGGGGGCGACCAGTCCGTCCGCGGCGAATCCGGCTACGAGTACCAGGGCGAGGACGAAAACCCGGATCAAAGAGACGGGGCCAGTCGAGCGGCGGAGCCGCGAGACGGAAACCCGGGCCCGGGCGAGGCCGGCCGCCTCCACATTCTCGAGGTTCAGCGCGCCATCCGCTTCATGCCCAAGCCCGTCGTCGCCGTCGTCCCCGGGTGGGCCGTCGGCGGCGGCCACAGCCTCCACGTCGTCTGCGACATCACGCTCGCCAGCGACGATCACGCGAAGTTCCTCCAGACCGACCCCGACGTCGCCTCGTTCGACGCCGGGTTCGGCTCCGCCTACCTCGCCAAACAGGTCGGCCAGAAGAAGGCCCGCGAGGTGTTCTTCCGCGGGAAGACCTACAGCGCCGCGGAAGCCGCCGACATGGGCATGGTGAACGAAGCCGTCCCCCACGACGACCTGGAGGACGTGGCGCTCGACTGGGCGGACGAGATGAGCCGGAAGAGCCCCACCGCTATTCGCATGCTCAAGTACGCCTTCAACATGGCCGACGACGGTATGGTCGGCCAGCAGGTCTTCGCCGGCGAAGCCACCCGCCTCGGGTACATGACCGACGAAGCCCGCGAGGGACGGGAAGCCTTCCTCGAAGACCGCGACCCCGACTTCGACGACTACCCCTGGTACTACTAA